One Neisseria sp. Marseille-Q5346 genomic region harbors:
- a CDS encoding DUF3486 family protein, with protein MAQRSSIEKLPEAVRHEFERKLVENGFSDYQAIAEWLQDQGYEISRSAAHRYGQKVQRRFAAIKSSTEAARLIAEGAADEGDTRSEALMAMLQTELFDALVAIGEMDSEELNALDRFGVMAEGAKKISGLISASTRLKEYQAKVKAKVQAAAEDVAKQAKKGGLSEESVEAIRKHILGIAS; from the coding sequence ATGGCGCAACGCAGCAGCATTGAAAAACTCCCCGAAGCCGTCCGACATGAATTTGAACGGAAGCTGGTAGAAAACGGTTTTTCAGACTACCAAGCCATTGCCGAATGGCTGCAAGACCAAGGCTATGAAATCAGCCGCTCAGCCGCCCATCGCTACGGCCAAAAAGTGCAACGTCGTTTCGCTGCCATCAAATCCAGCACCGAAGCCGCGCGACTGATTGCCGAAGGCGCAGCCGATGAAGGCGATACCCGTAGCGAAGCCCTGATGGCCATGCTGCAAACCGAACTGTTCGACGCATTGGTAGCCATAGGCGAGATGGACAGCGAAGAATTAAACGCGCTCGACCGTTTCGGCGTGATGGCCGAGGGTGCGAAGAAAATTAGCGGTCTGATTTCCGCCAGCACACGCCTGAAAGAGTATCAGGCCAAGGTCAAAGCCAAAGTACAGGCGGCCGCCGAAGATGTAGCCAAACAGGCCAAGAAAGGCGGCTTGTCTGAAGAATCGGTCGAGGCCATCCGCAAGCATATTTTAGGGATTGCATCATGA
- a CDS encoding TraR/DksA family transcriptional regulator, with amino-acid sequence MTDFADRASEREAIFLAASLAKHQLPSETTASLSHCEDCGAPIPKARQQAVKGCTRCVVCQEYFEHGWP; translated from the coding sequence ATGACTGATTTTGCCGACCGCGCATCCGAACGCGAAGCCATCTTTCTCGCAGCATCACTGGCAAAGCATCAACTGCCGTCTGAAACCACCGCCAGCCTCAGTCATTGTGAAGATTGCGGTGCGCCGATACCAAAAGCAAGACAACAGGCAGTCAAAGGCTGTACACGCTGCGTTGTCTGCCAAGAATATTTTGAACACGGATGGCCATAA